From the Natronococcus sp. AD-5 genome, one window contains:
- a CDS encoding cation-translocating P-type ATPase, protein MDHRSSTERPSDMRPVATTDSPWHAMPIERVYERLETTTDGLDKAEAKHRLEWYGQNELELEEEVSPFRVFLEQFASALIWLLLLAAAVMLVVSQYLDAGLILAVVVLITFFGFMQDYRAEQSIAALRDLSPPEATVIRGGERVELDSRNVVPGDLATISAGDIVPADGRVVSESNLYVDESPLTGESVAVPKSTATVAEDAPLAERRNMAYKDTTVTRGSATVVVVETGMSTEVGSIAGALEAAEVRRTPFQVEMDRLAKTIALGVALTVGIVAAVETLVGETDLLTVFLTAVSIAVAAVPEGMPAVVTLSLALGARRMVAKNALVRRLPIAEALGSVDVICTDKTGTLTEEEMTVQRLYAGGDVYEVLGGDRETEEMIPLDDEPIDSHCVREVLKCGLLCNNADIGWRENGERSFLGDPTEAALFAAASKAGLDPIDCRASYPRIDEIGFTSTRKRMTTLHRTPDDETVAHVKGAPEIVLERCTRELIDGEIRHLSAERRAEITEHVEAFAEDALRVMGFAYRPVADVSSPTAETIENDLVFLGLQGMLDPPRSEVPAAIDGCQTAGISVVMVTGDNAITARAIGEQIGLTTQTVSTGSDVETMDDDDLREAVTSTAIFARTTPEHKVRILQTLQESGHTVAMTGDGVNDAPAVKNADVGVAMGIRGTDVTEQASDIVLLDDNFATIHDAVREGRRIFDNVRKFVNYLLSGNAGLVLSIFTGSVAGVGLIITPIQILWINLVTESAPALTMGIDPEADDVMERPPRPIDEGVITDRILTSIVGIAVFMLATILPLFYLHRSNLALAQTMVFTSLIVFEGVRIQAIRWRYNLSLLSNPWLVVAVVVTLSLQLVILYTPIDVLFGVTPLGIVHWLQIGVAVAAFIVLMAVFVQIQDRIFERY, encoded by the coding sequence ATGGACCACCGATCGAGTACCGAACGACCGTCCGATATGCGACCAGTGGCGACCACGGACTCTCCGTGGCACGCGATGCCGATCGAGCGTGTCTACGAGCGACTCGAGACGACGACGGACGGCCTCGACAAAGCAGAAGCGAAGCATCGGCTCGAGTGGTATGGTCAGAACGAACTCGAGCTCGAAGAGGAGGTCTCACCGTTCCGCGTCTTTCTCGAACAGTTCGCGTCGGCGCTCATCTGGCTGTTACTTCTCGCGGCGGCGGTGATGCTTGTCGTCAGCCAGTACCTGGATGCAGGCTTGATCCTGGCGGTCGTCGTTCTCATCACCTTCTTCGGATTTATGCAAGACTACCGGGCAGAGCAGAGCATCGCCGCGCTCCGGGACCTGTCTCCTCCCGAGGCGACCGTTATACGAGGCGGAGAGAGGGTAGAGCTCGATTCACGGAATGTGGTTCCCGGCGACCTCGCGACCATATCTGCCGGAGACATCGTCCCGGCGGACGGACGGGTCGTTTCCGAGTCGAATCTGTACGTTGACGAGTCGCCGCTCACCGGTGAGAGCGTTGCCGTACCGAAATCAACGGCAACGGTTGCCGAAGACGCGCCACTCGCCGAGCGGCGAAACATGGCGTACAAAGACACGACCGTGACGCGAGGCTCGGCGACGGTCGTCGTCGTCGAGACCGGAATGAGTACCGAAGTCGGATCAATTGCCGGCGCACTCGAGGCTGCGGAGGTGCGACGAACGCCCTTCCAGGTCGAAATGGATCGACTCGCGAAGACGATCGCGCTCGGCGTCGCGCTGACGGTCGGTATCGTCGCCGCCGTGGAGACACTCGTCGGCGAGACGGATTTACTGACGGTCTTCCTGACGGCCGTCAGTATCGCCGTCGCCGCCGTCCCGGAAGGGATGCCCGCGGTCGTCACGCTCTCGCTCGCACTGGGGGCACGCCGGATGGTCGCAAAGAACGCTCTCGTGAGGCGACTGCCGATTGCCGAGGCCCTTGGTTCAGTGGACGTCATCTGTACGGACAAAACCGGGACGCTCACTGAAGAAGAGATGACTGTCCAGCGATTGTACGCAGGCGGCGACGTATACGAGGTGCTAGGCGGGGACCGCGAGACCGAGGAAATGATCCCACTCGACGATGAACCGATAGACTCGCATTGCGTACGCGAAGTCCTCAAATGCGGGCTGTTGTGTAATAACGCAGATATCGGGTGGCGGGAGAACGGCGAGCGATCGTTCCTCGGTGACCCGACCGAAGCCGCGTTATTCGCTGCCGCGTCGAAGGCAGGGTTAGATCCAATCGACTGTCGAGCATCGTATCCCCGGATCGACGAAATCGGGTTCACGTCGACGCGAAAGCGTATGACGACGCTTCATCGCACTCCAGACGATGAGACGGTCGCGCACGTGAAGGGGGCTCCCGAAATCGTACTCGAGCGGTGTACTCGAGAATTGATCGACGGTGAAATACGTCACCTGTCCGCGGAGCGCCGCGCAGAGATCACCGAACATGTCGAGGCGTTCGCAGAAGACGCGCTGCGCGTAATGGGGTTTGCGTACCGACCAGTAGCAGACGTCTCATCACCGACCGCTGAGACGATCGAGAATGACCTCGTGTTCCTCGGACTGCAAGGGATGCTCGATCCGCCCCGTTCGGAGGTACCAGCGGCGATCGACGGCTGCCAGACTGCCGGAATCTCCGTGGTTATGGTTACAGGCGATAACGCGATAACCGCGCGTGCGATTGGCGAACAGATCGGCCTCACGACGCAGACGGTCTCGACGGGTTCAGACGTCGAGACAATGGACGACGACGATCTTCGGGAAGCTGTCACCAGCACCGCGATTTTCGCGCGTACCACTCCGGAACACAAAGTTCGAATCCTACAGACGCTACAGGAGTCGGGCCACACCGTCGCGATGACAGGCGACGGCGTCAACGATGCGCCGGCGGTGAAAAACGCCGACGTAGGTGTCGCAATGGGGATTCGCGGGACGGACGTGACCGAACAAGCGTCGGACATCGTCCTGCTGGACGATAACTTTGCAACCATTCACGATGCGGTCCGCGAGGGACGGCGCATCTTCGACAACGTTCGGAAGTTCGTCAACTATCTCCTCTCCGGAAACGCGGGCCTCGTCCTGTCGATTTTCACTGGTTCAGTGGCCGGGGTCGGCCTCATCATCACGCCGATCCAGATCCTCTGGATCAATCTCGTCACGGAAAGCGCGCCGGCGCTGACGATGGGTATCGATCCCGAAGCGGACGACGTCATGGAGCGGCCGCCGCGTCCGATCGACGAGGGTGTGATAACCGATCGTATTCTGACGTCGATCGTCGGAATTGCGGTCTTTATGCTGGCCACGATTCTGCCGCTGTTCTACCTCCATCGTTCGAATCTCGCGCTCGCACAGACCATGGTATTCACGTCGCTTATCGTCTTCGAGGGCGTCCGCATTCAGGCGATTCGCTGGCGGTACAATCTGAGTCTCCTGTCGAACCCGTGGCTGGTAGTTGCGGTAGTCGTCACGCTTTCGCTACAACTGGTGATCCTCTATACTCCGATCGATGTTCTATTCGGAGTGACACCGCTCGGAATCGTTCATTGGTTACAAATCGGCGTCGCAGTGGCCGCGTTCATCGTGTTGATGGCGGTCTTCGTGCAGATTCAGGATCGGATATTCGAGCGATACTGA
- a CDS encoding TSUP family transporter yields MEVPDEADTGPRAEQIPPEAPPRRIGIEAEALDRTQTTVERMRLPGSALRRIVLLGIMYLALLAGLTVVFDGETRNLPLLPVIILIAFVFETTDSAAGMGFGTGLAPLLFVLGYDPLQIVPVLLLSETLTGLVAGVVHNEVDNITFSVRPLNDEMKLLLLLVGTGSVAVLGSVVLTYFALGLSDVIIQAYVSVLVLAMGAIGLLRAKLRTRITYRPHRLVTFALLAGVNKGIGGGGYGPVVTLGQIFSGVYEKSAVAITTLAEGMVSLIGVFAFILLFRYGVPVDLQLLPSIFAGGFLAAIVAPYLVRVIPNAVWRYLIPIYAFGIGFIGLLFGLDI; encoded by the coding sequence GTGGAAGTACCTGACGAAGCGGATACGGGACCGAGGGCCGAACAGATTCCACCCGAAGCACCGCCACGGCGGATCGGCATCGAAGCGGAAGCGCTAGACCGAACGCAGACGACGGTAGAACGGATGCGGTTGCCGGGCTCGGCACTTCGACGGATCGTGCTACTCGGTATAATGTACCTTGCTCTATTAGCTGGTTTGACCGTCGTTTTCGACGGTGAAACGCGGAATCTTCCCCTTCTCCCGGTCATCATCCTCATCGCGTTCGTCTTCGAGACGACGGATTCCGCGGCGGGAATGGGGTTCGGAACGGGGCTCGCTCCGCTTCTGTTTGTTCTCGGGTACGATCCCCTTCAGATCGTCCCCGTCCTCCTGTTGTCCGAAACGCTCACCGGACTCGTCGCCGGCGTCGTCCACAATGAGGTTGACAACATCACGTTCTCGGTGCGACCGCTCAACGACGAGATGAAGCTGCTCCTCTTGCTCGTCGGTACCGGTTCCGTCGCCGTGCTCGGTTCCGTCGTCCTCACGTATTTTGCGCTCGGCCTCTCGGACGTTATTATACAAGCGTACGTCTCCGTTCTCGTCCTGGCGATGGGTGCGATCGGACTGTTGCGCGCAAAATTGCGGACGAGAATCACGTATCGGCCTCACCGACTCGTTACGTTCGCATTGTTAGCGGGCGTGAACAAGGGAATCGGCGGCGGAGGGTACGGACCCGTAGTCACGTTGGGACAGATTTTCTCCGGCGTCTACGAAAAGAGCGCGGTTGCGATCACCACGCTCGCGGAAGGAATGGTGTCGCTTATCGGTGTGTTTGCGTTCATTCTCCTGTTCCGCTACGGTGTGCCGGTCGATCTGCAGCTCCTTCCATCTATCTTCGCGGGCGGGTTTCTCGCCGCGATCGTCGCGCCCTACCTGGTCCGCGTCATCCCGAACGCGGTCTGGCGCTACCTCATTCCGATTTACGCGTTCGGAATAGGTTTCATCGGACTGCTGTTCGGCTTAGACATTTGA
- the acs gene encoding acetate--CoA ligase, which yields MSQEESPTFEARLSEQEYYRPPPAFIGQANVSDPDIYNRFDEYPEGFEEYAELVDWDERWDTILDASDPPFFSWFGGGKLNASYNCVDRHLEEYGDKTAFVWEGEPGDTRRIAYQDLYHRVNEVAAVLQSVGVEEDDVVTLHLPMVPELPITMLACARIGAPHSEVFGGFTAPALANRLEDANSRYLVTIDGYYRRGEFLDHKRKADAAVEELEGDVDTVLVWTREDELHPDTNMVDGRDVLVADLLDDHRGDHIDPVSRNASDTLFLMYTSGTTGKPKGAQHGTGGYLSYVAGTSKYLFDIHPTDTYWCFADIGWITGHSYIVYGPLAIGTSSVMYEGAPDHPHKGRVWEIAERYDVDIFHTSPTAVRMFMRWGEEYLEPYDFNFKHMTTVGEPIQPEVWRWYYTYVGHETAVIVDTWWQTETGGVVISNLPALDDMKPGSVGRAMPGIKPAIFDEEGNEIEAGSGNAGYLVLTRPWPGILQTLYGDDERYISEYWEEFSDTESDDWRDWVYKAGDSAVQAADGYYRVMGRVDDVMNVAGHRLGSMELESVIVEVPEVSEAAVAARDHPQKGEVPDVYAVLMEGIEPSESIREEVVSAVETEIGKFARPENVEFVNALPYTRSGKIMRRLLGEISNDRSLSDTTTLEDPDVPERIREQVHVS from the coding sequence ATGTCACAAGAAGAATCTCCCACCTTCGAGGCCAGACTATCTGAACAGGAGTATTACCGACCGCCGCCAGCGTTCATCGGGCAGGCAAACGTGAGTGATCCGGACATTTACAACCGGTTTGACGAATATCCCGAAGGATTCGAAGAATATGCGGAGCTAGTGGACTGGGACGAGCGCTGGGATACGATTCTCGACGCGAGCGATCCGCCGTTCTTCTCGTGGTTCGGTGGCGGAAAGCTCAACGCCTCGTACAACTGCGTGGACAGGCACCTAGAGGAATACGGCGACAAAACGGCGTTCGTCTGGGAAGGCGAACCGGGAGACACTCGACGGATTGCGTATCAAGACCTCTATCACCGCGTCAACGAAGTAGCTGCAGTTCTGCAAAGCGTCGGGGTCGAAGAGGACGACGTCGTCACACTTCACCTCCCGATGGTGCCGGAATTACCGATCACGATGCTGGCGTGCGCTCGTATCGGCGCTCCGCACAGCGAAGTGTTCGGCGGGTTCACCGCACCCGCGCTCGCCAACCGACTCGAGGACGCGAACAGCCGGTATCTCGTGACGATCGACGGCTACTACCGGCGAGGGGAATTTTTGGATCACAAACGAAAAGCCGACGCGGCGGTCGAAGAACTCGAGGGCGACGTCGACACGGTGCTCGTCTGGACTCGAGAAGACGAACTACATCCGGACACCAATATGGTAGATGGGCGCGACGTGCTCGTCGCGGATCTGCTCGACGATCACAGAGGAGATCATATCGACCCCGTCTCGCGGAACGCTTCGGATACCCTCTTTCTCATGTACACGAGCGGCACCACCGGGAAACCGAAGGGTGCCCAGCACGGGACTGGCGGCTACCTCAGTTACGTCGCCGGGACCTCGAAGTACCTCTTCGATATCCACCCCACCGATACGTACTGGTGTTTCGCGGATATCGGCTGGATCACCGGTCACTCGTACATCGTGTACGGCCCGCTCGCGATCGGTACTTCATCGGTTATGTACGAAGGTGCACCCGACCACCCTCACAAAGGACGAGTCTGGGAAATCGCCGAGCGGTACGACGTCGATATCTTCCACACGTCACCGACCGCCGTTCGGATGTTCATGCGATGGGGTGAGGAGTACCTCGAGCCGTACGACTTCAACTTCAAACACATGACAACGGTCGGCGAACCGATCCAGCCCGAGGTGTGGCGCTGGTACTACACGTACGTCGGACACGAAACCGCGGTCATCGTCGACACGTGGTGGCAGACCGAAACCGGCGGCGTGGTGATCAGTAATCTCCCGGCCCTAGACGACATGAAGCCGGGAAGCGTTGGACGTGCGATGCCGGGGATCAAACCCGCAATCTTCGACGAAGAGGGGAACGAAATCGAGGCGGGAAGTGGAAACGCTGGCTATCTGGTCCTCACTCGACCGTGGCCGGGGATACTGCAGACGCTCTACGGCGACGACGAGCGATACATCAGCGAGTACTGGGAGGAGTTCTCCGATACGGAGAGCGACGACTGGAGAGACTGGGTGTACAAGGCCGGCGATAGCGCGGTTCAAGCCGCCGACGGGTACTATCGGGTCATGGGCCGGGTCGACGACGTGATGAATGTCGCCGGCCACCGGCTGGGCAGCATGGAACTCGAGAGCGTCATCGTCGAAGTCCCGGAAGTATCCGAAGCTGCCGTCGCCGCGCGGGATCATCCCCAGAAAGGAGAAGTTCCGGACGTCTACGCCGTGTTGATGGAAGGGATCGAACCGAGCGAGTCGATTCGCGAGGAGGTGGTAAGCGCCGTCGAAACGGAGATCGGAAAGTTCGCTCGGCCCGAAAACGTCGAATTCGTCAACGCGCTCCCGTACACGCGAAGCGGAAAGATCATGCGCCGTCTCCTCGGGGAGATCAGCAACGATAGATCCCTCAGCGATACGACCACGCTCGAAGATCCCGACGTCCCGGAACGGATACGCGAGCAAGTCCACGTATCCTGA
- a CDS encoding phosphotransacetylase family protein: MNPLLIAATEEGSGKTAIALALGSIAKDRSHTVGYMKPKGTHLGSRAGKALDEDPLFARKLLELPDEIRDLEPIVYSETFAKQSIRTYNDVDELHRTVQESYEDLASDRDLMFLEGGSRFTVGGIIRLTDPDIADLLDARVVLVAPYTSVFDLDEVVGPVDQFNDRLVGVLFNIVGDVHFDHVVNDVVPYLRTRNVPVLGVLPHTKVMAGVTITDLAKELGADMLTHDATRDAFVERFLVGAMGSETALHYFRMTKDAAIITGGDRSDLQTTALRASGIKCLILTGGYRPSSMVIGQAEQRNIPILLVSTDTRTTIDRVGSMIPGRTRDERTVNRTRTLLEEYADLETILGVDSDEKVDK, encoded by the coding sequence ATGAACCCGTTACTTATCGCAGCAACCGAAGAAGGCTCAGGAAAAACGGCGATCGCTCTGGCACTGGGATCGATCGCAAAAGATCGAAGCCACACCGTCGGTTACATGAAGCCGAAGGGCACCCACCTCGGAAGTAGAGCTGGCAAAGCACTCGACGAAGACCCCTTATTCGCACGCAAATTGTTGGAACTCCCCGACGAAATACGAGATTTGGAACCGATCGTATACTCGGAAACCTTCGCGAAGCAGAGCATACGGACCTACAACGACGTGGACGAACTTCACCGCACGGTGCAGGAGTCGTATGAGGATCTCGCGTCCGATCGCGACCTCATGTTTCTGGAAGGCGGGAGCAGGTTCACGGTAGGGGGGATTATTCGACTCACCGATCCCGATATCGCCGACTTGCTCGACGCGAGAGTGGTGCTGGTCGCACCGTATACATCCGTTTTTGATCTCGACGAAGTGGTCGGGCCGGTGGATCAATTTAACGATCGGCTAGTGGGTGTTCTTTTCAATATTGTTGGGGACGTTCATTTCGATCACGTCGTGAACGACGTTGTTCCGTACCTTCGCACGCGGAACGTGCCCGTTCTCGGGGTGTTGCCTCACACGAAAGTGATGGCTGGCGTAACGATCACAGACCTGGCCAAGGAATTGGGCGCGGATATGTTAACTCATGACGCAACACGGGACGCGTTCGTCGAACGCTTTCTCGTCGGTGCGATGGGAAGCGAAACGGCGTTACATTACTTCCGCATGACGAAGGATGCGGCAATTATCACTGGCGGCGATCGGTCTGATTTACAAACAACAGCCCTTCGTGCATCAGGTATCAAATGTCTCATCCTGACCGGTGGATATCGACCGTCGTCCATGGTGATAGGACAAGCTGAGCAACGTAATATTCCCATCCTTCTCGTTTCGACGGATACCCGGACGACGATCGACCGAGTCGGATCGATGATCCCCGGTCGGACGCGAGATGAACGAACGGTGAATCGGACGCGGACACTCCTCGAGGAGTACGCCGATCTCGAGACGATCCTTGGAGTAGATTCGGATGAGAAAGTGGACAAGTGA
- a CDS encoding dienelactone hydrolase family protein, which yields MGANNNSIVRVTVDDIELEGELIVPDDATGLVLFAHGSGSSRHSPRNNFVAERVRARGVGTLLFDLLTEAEDRTYETRFDISLLTDRLVGATQWVRSRDDTAGLNVGYFGSSTGSAAALRAAARPETDVAAVVSRGGRVDMAQDVLDRVSAATLFIVGGNDHPVLEWNEEAFELLAGEKSLEVVEGASHLFEEPGALETVADYAGEWFAEKLR from the coding sequence ATGGGAGCGAACAATAACTCGATCGTCAGGGTCACCGTCGACGATATCGAACTCGAGGGAGAGCTGATCGTCCCGGACGACGCAACCGGTCTCGTCCTGTTTGCGCACGGAAGTGGTAGCAGCCGACACAGCCCGCGAAACAACTTCGTCGCCGAGCGCGTTCGTGCGCGCGGCGTCGGAACGTTGCTGTTCGACCTGCTCACCGAAGCCGAGGATCGAACGTACGAAACGCGGTTCGACATTTCACTGTTGACCGACCGACTGGTCGGTGCGACGCAGTGGGTCCGAAGCCGGGACGACACCGCCGGCTTGAACGTTGGCTACTTCGGCTCGAGCACCGGCTCCGCGGCCGCGCTTCGAGCTGCGGCGCGGCCCGAAACCGACGTCGCGGCCGTCGTCTCGCGCGGCGGCCGCGTCGATATGGCGCAAGACGTCCTCGATCGCGTGTCGGCAGCGACGCTGTTCATCGTCGGTGGTAACGATCATCCCGTCCTCGAGTGGAACGAGGAAGCGTTCGAACTGCTGGCGGGTGAAAAGTCGCTCGAGGTCGTTGAAGGCGCGTCGCATCTCTTCGAAGAACCGGGCGCGCTCGAGACGGTTGCCGATTACGCAGGCGAGTGGTTCGCGGAAAAACTGCGATGA